CCGGGAGGCCTTCGGCGGCAACGTGGAGTGGCTGCGCGGGCTGCCGCGGGCCATGCGTTTTGTGGGCGTGGCCAATGCCTCTATGCAGGGCAAAGTGGCCGGTCAGCTGCTGGCCGAGTCCCGGCAGCAAAACCCCAATGCCACGGTAGCCGTGGTGCTGCCCGATGAAACGCTGCTGCTGCCGGTGCTGCACGGCCTTCCGCCGGAGCACGTGCCCAGCTATAACGTCACCATGGGTCTGAGCTTCCAGAGCACGCCGCTGTTTAATCTGGTGGATCTGCTGTTTGAAGTGCACCTGACCGGTATTCGGGAAGGCGGCGAGGGGCCGGACTACGGGATACCGCGCTACCACCACCTGGCCGTAACCAAGCTGCTGGCCCACCCCTTCCTGCGGCGCTATCAGCAGTGGCTCGATCATCAGCCCAACGAAAAATACCATGGCCTGCTGGACCGAGTGTGCCGGCAGATTGTGCAGCGCAACGCTGTGCTGCTGCCCGCCCGCGAGCTACTGGAGCTGGGCCATCATCACCCCATCATTGAAGCCCTTTTCCGCACCTGGAACGACTGCGACGATATTATCCGGGCCTGCTACACGCTTATTGATCTGCTGAAGCAGGTGTATGAGGAGCAGCACTCGGCCATTGAGGCGGAATATCTGTACCTGTTTTACACCCTGGTGAAGCAGCTGGATTCGGCGTTTGACTGCCGGGAGCAGCGGCTGTCGGTGCGCTCTTTCCGGCGGTTTTTGTATGAACAGATGCGCACCACGCGCCTGCCCTTCAGCGGGGAGCCCATTGCCGATGTGCAGGTAATGGGTCTGCTGGAAACCCGGGCCCTGGATTTCGACCACATCATCATTCTCAGCTGCAACGAAAACGTGCTGCCGGCGCCCAAGCGGCATGGCTCCCTGTTTCCGTATGATGTGCTGAAGGAGTTCCGGATGCCAACCTACGCCGACCACGAATCGGCTACGGCCTACCACTTCTGGCGCCTGCTGCAGCGCGCCCGCCGCGTAGATCTGGTGCACGTGCTGCCTGGCGCGGAAGGCACACGCACCGGCGAGCGAAGCCGCTTTCTGCTGCAGATTGAGAATGACTTGCTGCCCCAGAGCCCCAACATGACGCTGGAAAAGCTCACGGCGCTGGTAGAGGCAGACACCGAAGGCAGCGGCCACCCGAAGCCCCAGGCCCTGCCCCAGCAAACTGCCGGCGACCTAGTGCTGGAAAAGGACGGCGAAATGCTCCAGGCCCTGCGCCATGTGCTCGATAAAGGCCTCTCCCCTTCGGCTCTAAACCAATACCTGGGCTGCAACCTGCAATTCTATTTTGCACGCATTGCTAAGTTTCAGGAAAACGAAGAAGTGGAAGAACACCTGGGCGCCGATACCTTTGGTACGGTAGTGCACGAAGCCCTGGAGCACCTGCTCACACCTTTTGTTCAGGAGAACCGCCCGCTGACGGCCGAGGACCTGCCCGGCCTGCTGAAACAGGCGCCGGCCGCCGTGCAGCAGGCCCTGCGCCAGGAAGAAACCGACCGCCACGCCCGCGCCGACGAAGGCCTGAACCACGTGCTGGGCCAGGTTGCCACGCAGCTGGTGCGCCGCTACCTGGAAGGCCTGGCCGAGCAGCCCGGCGGCCTGCCGCTGCGCATTCATGCCCTGGAAGAGCGCCTGCACGCCACCGTATTTGTGCCCCGCCCCGACGGCGAGAAGCTGCCCATGCGCCTTATCGGCTACGCCGACCGCCTGGATGAGCTGCCGGATGGTCGCCTGCGCGTTATCGACTATAAAACCGGGATGGTGCAGGCCGCCGAACTGCGCCTGCAAAAGCGCGGCGAAGGCCCTGCCGAAGCAGTGGAGCGGCTGCTGCATGACTCTACCTCCGCGGCTGATAAAGTGCGGCAGCTGTGGCTGTATCGCTTCATGCTGGAGCAAAACGGCCGCCCCGCCGCCGATGCGGCTATTATCTCTCTGCGCAACCTGAGCGCGGGACCCATGTCGGCGGATATGGGCTTTCTGACGGAGGAAGGCATGTCGTTTATGGCGCGCAGCGAGGAACTGCTGGGGCAGTTGGCAAACCGCATGCTGGATCCGCAGGAGCCCATCCGGAAAACCGATGACCTGGAAAAGTGTCAGTACTGTCCGTACCGGGGTATTTGTGCGCGGTAAGAAATTCAGGCGCAACTCCGGTTTCTGAGTGGGCCTCTGTACCTTGCAGCCTTTCCTTTTTTCACTGACTGAACACGCCTAAGCGCATTTCAATAATGAATACTATGATGGACGAATTCATGCAGGCCGCCATTGACGAAGCCCGCCAGGGCCGCAAAGAAGGTGGTATTCCGATTGGCTCGGTTCTGGTGCGCAATGGCCAGATTGTGGCCCGCGGACACAACAAGCGCGTGCAGGAAAACAACGCCATTAAGCACGGCGAAATGGACTGCCTGAACAACGCCGGCCGCCAGCACACCTACCGCGACACTGTAATTTACAGCACCCTGATGCCCTGCTACATGTGCGCCGGCACCATTGTGCAGTTCAAAATTCCCAAGGTAGTGGTGGGCGAGTCGCGCACGTTTGACGGGGCCCGGGAGTTTATGGAAAGCCACGGCGTGGAAGTGGTGGATCTGGACTTACCGGAGTGCGTGCAGATGATGGAAGAGTTCATCGAAGCCGAGCCCGCCCTCTGGAACGAAGACATCATGGAAGAATAAAAAGAAGGCCAGCGGAGTCACTGCTCTGTTGGCCTTCCGCTTTTTTTCACCTTACCCATTTACGCATGAGCGCTCCACTTTCTGCATCGAAGAAATGCCCCCATTGCGGGCACTGGTCGGAGTGGCAGCAGCGCCCCGATGACCGGTGTGTGCGGTGCGGACAGCTGCTGGACCCCGTGCGCAACCGCAGTGAGCAGGCCCGGGAAAAGCTGGCCCAGGAACCGCTGGCGGGCATCATGCTAATCGAAATAAAGCCGGAGGATGGGGCGGCATTGCGTTTTTTCAAATACATCATTCGGGGCGGGCAGCTGGCATTTGCCGCCCTGCTGGCCTTTATGCTATGGCTGGTAACCGCGCTGGCCGGTTAAGCATACCCGCCGAGCTGCGGCACCCGCTGTTCCTGCTGGGCACGGCGCTGTACCTTTTTGCGTGCATTAACCGCTACTGGCCCTTCTGGCAGCTGCCCACGTTCGTCAACTCCCATCTGGCCGATCTGGTGGACCTGCCCCTGCAACTCACTTTGCTGCTGTGGTTTATGCGCCGGTGTTATTTCCGCCAGCCCGCCTTTGTGCTGCCCCTTTCCTGGATTATCAGCACCTGGGTGGTCATAGCTATCTGGTTTGAGCTGCTGATGCCGTATTTCAACTCCCGGATGGTAGCTGACCCTTTAGATGTGGTGGCATATACCCTGGGTGGCTTCATATTCTGGCGCTGGATGAACCAACCGGCAAAGACACCTTAGAAAAAAAGCACTGTTTTTGCAGTGGGTTTTATAATTTGTCCGTTATCGTTACAACGGGTATGCGCCTTATGCTACCTGTTCTCCGGAAGTGAATTAATTTCCCATGCCCAAAAGCATCGTTCATCGACTCCTGGGTCCACTGCTGTTGTGGCGCTTACGCTACATTAACGACCGGGCCTATCTTATTCTGTTGAGCGTGCTGGTGGGAATTATGGCTGGTCTGGCCGCCGTACTGCTCAAAAACTCGGTTCATTTTTCGCAGGACCTGATTTTTGCCTGGGTGCCGGAGCAGTACCGCGTGTTTGCGCTGTCGCTCTACCCCATTATTGGTATTTCGCTCTCGGTGCTATTCACGCGCTATGTGCTGGGCGGCACGCTAAGCCGGGGCATTGGCCCTATTGTGTACAACATTGCCCGCCAGAACAGTATTGTGCCGCGCAGCAAGCTGTTTTCGCAAATGGTGACGTCCTTTTTCACCGTCACGTTTGGTGGCTCAGCTGGTCTGGAGGCGCCTATTTCCGTTACGGGCTCGGCCATTGGCTCTAATGTGGCGCGTGTGCTGCGCGTGGGGAAGCGGGAAAGGCGGCTGCTGGTGGGCTGTGGCGCGGCGGCCGGCATTGCGGCCATCTTCAACAGCCCCATTGCGGGCGTTTTGTTTGCGGTTGAGGTTATTCTCTCGGAGCTTTCGGCCCCGTTTTTCATTCCTCTGCTCATTTCCTCGGCCACGGCTACAGTGGTGTCTAAGCTGCTATATGCCGGGCAGCCCTTCGTGCTCATTACCACCAGCTGGCCCGTGGAAGCCATTCCGTTTTACCTGATGCTGGCCATGTTCACGGCCCTGCTCTCGGTATATATGATACGGGTGTATTTCGCGGCCGAACGGTTTTATGAGCGGTGGCCCGGCGCCTACCACAAAATCCTGTTTGGCGGCCTGGCCCTGGGGCTGCTGGTTTTCCTGTTTCCGCCGCTGTACGGCGAGGGCTACAATATTGTGCAGCTGCTGCTGAGCGGGCAATCCAGCCACTTGGTAGACGGCTCCCTTTTCTCCGTGTACGGCGACGAAAGCGTGGGCCTGGTGCTACTGGTAGCCATTGGCAGTATGCTGCTGAAAGTGGTGGCCACCACGGTTACGGTAGGCTCGGGCGGCAACGGGGGCATGTTTGGCTCCTCGCTGTTTGTGGGCGCGCTGGCGGGTTTTGTGTATGCCCGCCTCATTAACCTGAGCGGAATTAATACCGTGCCGGAGGTGCACTTCATTGTGCTGGGCATGGCGGGCATGCTGGCGGGCGTTATTCACGCCCCGCTCACGGCCATCTTCCTCATTGCGGAAATCACGGGCGGCTATGCACTGTTTGTCCCCCTCATGGCCGTTACTTCTTTTTCTTACCTGATTACCAAGTACTTCGAGCCCTATTCCGTGTACACCCGCAAGCTGGTGAAGCAGGGAATTTACATGCACGCCGACCGGGACCGGGGCCTGCTGGCCCAGCTGGATCTGCACCACCTCATTCAGCGGGATTTTGTGAGCGTGCGCCCCGAAACCACATTGGGCGAGCTGGTGGATATTTTCCGGCACGCCACCCGCAACCTGTTTCCGGTGGTGAACAGCGAAGGCGAGCTGCAGGGCATAGTAACGCTGGATACGGTGCGCGATGCCCTCTTTGATGACGAGCACTACAAAACCACCCTGGTGCGCGACCTGATGATTCAGCCGCCCGCCATTGTAAACCCCGACGATACCATGCTGGACACCCTGCGCTGCATGGAGCAGGTAGGCGCCTGGGCCCTGCCCGTGGTAGACCGGGGCCGCTACGTAGGGTTCCTGCTGAAATCAGCTATTCTGGCCGGCTACCGGAAGCAGCTGATTAAGGAAACGGACTAGCACCGGAAACTCCATCAATATTCGCCCAGCTCCGGCTCCCGGCCGGCCAGCAGCAGCCCCACCATCATCATCACGCCAGTAAGCAGAATAACCACAAACAGGATATTCTCGCTGACCTCGCCGATGAGGTGCTGCTGGGGAATGCTGTAGAACAGCAACACACTAATCAACCCCTTGGGCGCAATAAAAAGCTCCGGCACCATGTCGGTGCGGGCGGCATAGCGCAGGTAGAAAAACCGGATCAGCGTGAGTATGCCAACAATCAGCAGGCCCTGCACGATAAGGCTTATATTCAGAACATTGGCCAGCGTAATAGAGAAACCGAACAGCAGGAAAAAGAACGTACGAATCAGGAAGGCAGATTCGGCAGTAATGCTTTTGAGCTGATGTACCTCAGCGGCCAGCCGCTCGGGGTGCACCAATCGGCGCAGCCAGCCTTTCAGGAAAACATCGGCGTTGTTCACGGCCAGCCCAAACGCCAGCACCAGCACCAACGACGACAGGTGAAACTTCTTGGCCAGCGAATAAATCAGAATCAGGAAGGCGAAAACCAGGAAAAACTTGACATGCAGCCGGATGCGGTGCAGCAGAAATGCCAGCGCTACGGTACTCACCACGGAAAGCACCAGCACGGCCACTACATCCCGTGAGAAGGTGATAACCGAGATGCCCTGCGCGAAATTATCCTGAATGGCAAAGTTGAAAAGCATAATGCCCAGGATATCGGAGAAGGTGCTTTCGTACACGATAAACTCCTGTTTTTCGCCCGTGAGGTTAGCCACGCTGGGTATAGCAATGGCGCTGCTGATAACGGTGAGCGGTACGGCATTGACCAGGCAGCTTTGAAACGAAGCGCCTAAATATGCTTTCAGGACGAGGGCAATGGCCACTGCCTGTACCACCAGCATGAGGGCCGCCGCAAAAAAAGCCCGCCGAATTAGGGGCGCTTTGCCCGCCTCCAGCTTCAGATCCAGGGCGCCTTCCAGCACAATCATAATCAACCCGATTATCCCGAAGATTTCCAGCACCACGGAGGGAATATTCAGGGAGGCATCGAAGTAGTCGGCGGCCTGGCGCAGGGCAATACCCGTGAGCAGCAGCATCAGCACCGAAGGCACCTTGGTGGCCCGGGCTGCCATATCAAACAGATAGGAGAGAATTACCGCAATACTCAGGTAAATCAGAATAGAATAAGGGCCCATAGGCGAAGTAAAGTTGGGTAGGATGTACGCGCCCCGGGCCGGAAAGGAGGAAAAATGCCGCACTTTACTGCCGCCAGGCATTGTATCTTGCTGCCCCGGGTGATGAGCAAACATACCATTTTGAAGGCGGAGGTAGTAATAGTAGGCGGCGGGCCGGCCGGGCTGCTGGCCGCGCAGCGCCTGGCCGAGGCGGGGCATCAGGTAGTGCTTTTTGAAGCGCAGGCCACCGTGGGGCGCAAGTTTTTGGTGGCCGGGCACGGCGGGTTTAACCTGAGTAATGCCGAACCGGAAACGACCTTTGCCACCCGCTACGGGCCGGACAGCGCCACCTTCGCCCAATTTCTGACGCACTTCTCCCCCACTGAACTACGCCGCTGGGCAACGGAGCTGGGCATTGAAACCTTTGTGGGCACCAGCGGGCGTATTTTTCCCCTGGCGGCGCACAAACCCGCCGACTTACTCCGCGCCTGGCTAACCCGCCTGCGGCAACTGGGCGTGGTGCTGCACACGCGGCACCGCTGGCTGGGCTTTGCGGGCAGCACCGGGCTACGCATACAAAATATTGCCTCCGGCGAAGAGCTGCTGGTGGAACCCAGGGTTACCCTACTGGCCCTGGGCGGCGCCAGCTGGGCCAAAACCGGCTCTGATGGCGCCTGGGTTTCGGCGTTGGAAAGTATTGGCGTGCCCTGTGTGCCGTTTGCGCCGGCGAACTGCGGCGCGGAAGTAGCGTGGTCAGCTTTCTTTCAGCAGAAAGTAGCCCGGGCGCCGCTTAAAAATATTGCCTTGACCTGCGGTGCCCAACGGGTGCGGGGAGAATTGATGCTCACGGAATATGGCGTGGAGGGCACCCCGGTATATGCCCTTACCCCGGCGCTGCGCCAGGAGCTGGCAACAGGCCCGCCGGCTACTCTCTGGCTTGATCTGAAACCCGACCTCACGGATGAGCAGCTGCTTAGCCGGCTGCGCGCCCCCCGGCGCGGTAAGTCCCTGGCCGATTTCCTGAAACAGGCCCTGCATCTGGCTGCGCCGGTGCCCACCCTGTTGCGCGAAGTGGCACCCACCGCCGCCACGGCCTCCCCTGAGGAGCTGGCCCGGCTGCTGCGCCACCTACCGCTTCCCATTACGGCCCTGCGCCCCCTGGACGAAGCTATTTCCACGGCCGGCGGAGTTGCCTGGGAGGCGCTTACGCCCGGCCTGATGCTGCGCCAGCGCCCCGGCACCTTTGTAGCGGGCGAAATGCTGAACTGGGAAGCGCCTACCGGCGGCTACCTTTTACAGGGGTGTTTTAGCACCGGCGCCTGGGCGGCCCAGGCCATGCAGGCGTATCTGTACGGTTAATCGGGCCGGGGGGCCAGGCGGGTACGTCTTTCTTCCGCCTCTTCGGCGGCGGCCAGAATGTCCTTGGCTTCCTCCAGCAGCCGCTCACCCTGGTCAAGGTGTTTGCGGTAAATCAGGGTAAAAAGAATGAAAAAGGACACAATGGGCAGCAGCCACCCCAGAGCAAACCAGAGCCAGAACGAGCGTCCGTAGCTATGCGCGCAGTAGCCCGTCGTGATGGGGATAAACGACATGGCACAGGCAAAACCCAGCAGAATATCAACAAAAAACATGGTGGCAGCAGTTGATAGGCGCGCAAGGCGGCTCTTGTCTAATTTACCCAAATTGTAACGGCAATGCAAGTGCCGCCCTGGTTTTATACGTTGCTAACCTGCGTTGGGTGAAATGGTTGCCGGTAAATATCTGCTACCTCCGTTACCTTTCGGGACTTTTGCCGTAGGTATGCGTGCACTATGCCTTATTGCCGCCCGGCGGCCGCTCACCGTTGCCCATGTGGGATTCTCAGAAAAGCCTTTTCCGCGTCTCAGCCCAGCTCTTTGCCGAAGGAATCTTCAACCTGCTTGACCGCAACCTGCGGCCCGAAGTATTTCTGCTGGGCCTGGCCTCCGCCAAAGAAGGGGCTGAACCCGGGGCCGTAGTGGTAGAGCCCCCCACCCACCGCTACCAGCCCGTGCACTTTCAGGGCGTGAAAGAGCGTGCGGCCCTGCTGGAGCCGGAAGGCCCGCGGGAAGTAGTGTATCACCTGCACCCGCTGGACCATGACCGCTACGAAAAAAACCGTTGGTATGGCCTGCTGCGCCGCTCGGTAGCCGAAACCGTAGCCTCGCTGGAGACAGCTACCGAGGAGCCCCGCGTGTCCTTCTGCTCGTTGCCGGTGACCGTAGATGGCTATCTGGTGCTGGTGGTGGTGCAAATGAACGCCGAGGCTTTTCGCAGCCACTATGCCCTGCCGGCGGTGCCCAGCGGGCGCCCGGGCTCCCTGCTGCAAGCCACCGCGCAGGAGTTTCTCATTGACTGCACCCGCGCCCTGCGGGAAACCGACGGGGACGAAGACCGTCCCATTCTCGACCGGGATTATAACGAGCTGCTGCGCGCCGCCGGCCGCCGCTTTATGCTGGGCGTAGCCAACGGCACCCACGGCCTCTACGATGCCTGCAACGGCGTGGCCGCCCTGCGCCACGAGGGCGACGAAGGGATTGGCCTGATGGTAATTGCCCGGCGACATCACCAGGCCATTCAGCCCATTCTGACGCTGGAAGCTCCCATTCCGCTCCGCGACCACCGCTCGGTGCGCAAGCTTCTGGAGCTCAGCGAAGACAAAGCCGCCCTTATTACGGATGCCACCAACCTGTTTGGGCTGGGCCGGGTGGTAGAACCCGACGACCCGCGCCACGAGCCGCTGTTTACGGTGCACTTCACCAAGCACTACAGCTGGGATTTAACCCACAATGGCGAGGTGATGATGCGCGTAGTATCGAACACGCCGCGCCTGCCCCGCTCCCGCGTGGATGAGTATAATTTTGAGCGCGCCATTCACCGCAACTGGCCCAACCTGCCCCAGGCCGATATTCAGCACCTTTGGTCGCTTACCCTGAGCGCCACCTCCCAGCCCACGGGCACCATTCTGCTGATATCGGAAGGGGCTACGCACGAAGCGGCCCGGCTTTCCAACCAATGCTACCGCATTACGCCCTGCCGCATCAACCCCAGCGTCATGCGCCTCATAACCAATATTGACGGCGCCGTGCTCATTGATCCGGCCGGTACCTGCTTTGCCATTGGCGCCATTCTGGATGGCCTGGCCACAGCTAAAGGCGACTCCTCCCGCGGCTCCCGCTTTAACTCCGCGCTGCGTTATGTGGAAAGCAGCCGCTACCCCTGTTTAGCTATTGTGGTGAGTGAGGATGGCTGGATTGATTTACTGCCGCCGCTGCAGAAATGAGTTGCCAGTTATCGGTTGCGAGTTGCCGGTTGATAGTTGCCGGTTGATAGTTGCCAGACCAGATGATAAAAAAAGCCTTTCCTGGACGGAAAGGCTTTTTTTATCATCATTCGTCATGCTTGAAAATACTCCTATACTGGCAACTATCAACCAGTAACTCGCAACTGTCTAGCCGTTTACGGATTTCATCATTTCGGCCGGGTAGCGGGAGCCGGCCGCGGCGCCCTGCGGGGCAATGGCGTCAATGGCCTGCAGGTCGGCGGGGCTGAGCTGTACGTTGAGCGCACCTACGTTTTCTTCCAGGTTTTCCACCCGTTTGGTGCCGGGAATGGGCACAATGTCGTTGCCCTGCGCCAGAACCCAGGCTAGTGCCAGCTGGCCGGGCGTGCACCCTTTTTCGGTGGCCATTTCTTTGATGCGCGCTACTAAATCCAGGTTACGCTGAAAGTTCTCGCCCTGAAAGCGGGGCGTGAAGCGGCGGTAGTCATCGGCGGCCAGGTCCTCAAACTTCTGAATCTGGCCAGTGAGGAAGCCCCGGCCCAGCGGTGAGTAAGGCACAAACCCAATACCCAGCTCCCGGCAGGTTTGCAGTACACCATCCTCGGGGTCGCGGCTCCAGAGGGAGTATTCGCTTTGCAGCGCCGTAATGGGGTGCACGGCATGGGCGCGGCGCACGGTATCCGGCGCGGCCTCTGATAAGCCCAGGAAGCGCACTTTGCCTTCTTTCACCAGCTCGGCCATGGCACCCACGGTTTCCTCAATGGGCGTAGTGGGGTCTACCCGGTGCTGGTAGTACAGGTCAATGTAGTCGGTTTTCAGGCGGCGCAGACTGGCTTCGCAGGCCTGGCGCACGTACTCCGGGCGGCCATTGATGCCGCGCTTGGAGGGGTCGTTCGGGTCGCGCTGAATACCGAATTTAGTGGCTATAACCACCTGCTCGCGCTGCCCGGCAAAGGCCTGGCCCAGCAGCTCTTCGTTCACGAAGGGGCCGTACATGTCGGCAGTATCAAAAAACGTAATGCCCAGCTCCACGGCGCGGTGCAGCGTGCGCGTGCTTTCGGCATCGTTGCGCTGGCCGTAAAAATCAGACATGCCCATGCAGCCAAGGCCGAGGGCAGATACTTGCAGGCCATTCCGGCCTAAAGTGCGGGTTTGCATAAGTAGGGAACTAATGTGAGAAGTGAATAAGTAAGCCTGATGAAGCTGGCAGCGCCGGCATAACCTTATACTATAGGAACGCCGTTGAAGGGCACATGTTCGGCGACGCTGCCGCCTTTGCCATAATTCTGCTTTTCTCTCACGTACCACCCGCCGCCCATGCCTAGTCCTCCTACTTTCTCCAATGATGAGCGCCTGCGGTGGGTAGAGCGGGTGGCCCGCCTGATGGACAGCCAGTTCCGGCTGCCAGGCACCTCTTTCCGCTTCGGGCTGGACCCGCTGCTGGGTTTGATTCCGGTGGTCGGCGACCTGTCTACCTTCGCGGTGTCGGGGGTGCTGTTGCTGACTATGATGCGCCACGGCGCCAGTGGCCAGCTGGTGGTGCGTATGGCCCTCAACATTCTGCTGGACACGGTTATTGGTGCTATTCCGCTCATTGGCAACCTATTCGACTTCGCCTATAAAAGCAACGACCGGAACGTGGAGCTGCTGCGCCGCCACTACGCCGAGGGCAAGTACAGCGGCAGCGGCAAAGGGCTGATTGCGGTAGTTACCATCTTATTTCTGGCCTTCTTTGCCTTGTTGTTCTGGGGGCTGTGGGCCGGCACGGCCTGGCTGTGGAACTACGCCCACCTGCGCCACGCCTGGTAGCGCCACGAAATCCGGCTCCTGGGCACCGCTGGCAAGCAAACGTGCCGTACCTTTGCGGCGTGAAAAGTTCTCTGTCCATTTTCCGCCCGGCGGCGCTGCTTTTGCTCCCGCTACTGGCCGCCTGCTCGCCTTCGGCGGATGCACCCGCGCAGGAAGCTGCCGCCGAAAAACGTGTGCTGGCCGCGCACGACTCCCTGATGATGCGCATGGACCAGCTCTACACCAAACGCCAGGAGCTGCAAAAAGCTGCTTTGCCGGATACGGCCGCGGCCGGGCGCCAAAAAAGAGCGCTGCTGGCGGCAGAAGCTGCCATGATGGACTGGATGCACCAGTACCGCCGCCCCGCCGATACCGTAGGGCACCTGCGCAAAATGGTGTACTACACGGTGCAGCAACACCGCATTGACTCCGTAGCGCAGCTGATGAACACCAGCCTCGATTCGGCCGAGGCGCTGCTGCAGCGACACACTGCTCCTTCCGCTTCTTCCTCCACGCCACCTACCCCATGATGCACCGCTTTTTCCGCCGTGGCCTGTTGGCCGTGGCCAGCACCCTGCTGCTGGCTTCCTGCTCCGAAAACAAGGCCGATAAGGCCACCACTCTGCCCTACATTGGGGAGCATGATGTGCGCGCCCGGCCCGATGGCGGCCCCGCCGATACCATTTACGCCACCATCCCTCGTTTCACGCTCACCAACCAGGAGGGCAAAACGGTAACCACGAACAGCCTAGCGGGCAAAGTCTACGTCACAGATTTCTTTTTTGCTACCTGCCCCAGCATCTGCCCCAAAATGCAGAGCGAAATGCTGCGCGTGTATGAGCAGTATAAGAACAACCCGCGCGTGGCCTTCCTGTCCCACACCATTGACCCGGCCCACGACTCCATTCCCGTTTTGCGCGACTATGCCGAGCGCCTGGGCGTGACCAACGCCAGCCAGTGGCAGTTTGTAACGGCCCCGCACGACACCATCTTTGCCCTTGCCCGCGCTTACATGACGGGCGCCGAAGCCGACAAAAAAGCGGCCGGCGGCTTTGCGCACAACGGCACGTTTGCCCTGGTAGACGGGCAGCGCCACGTGCGCGGACTCTATGATGGCATGAACCCCAAGGAGGTAGA
The Hymenobacter sp. DG25B genome window above contains:
- a CDS encoding DUF4112 domain-containing protein; translation: MPSPPTFSNDERLRWVERVARLMDSQFRLPGTSFRFGLDPLLGLIPVVGDLSTFAVSGVLLLTMMRHGASGQLVVRMALNILLDTVIGAIPLIGNLFDFAYKSNDRNVELLRRHYAEGKYSGSGKGLIAVVTILFLAFFALLFWGLWAGTAWLWNYAHLRHAW
- a CDS encoding SCO family protein produces the protein MMHRFFRRGLLAVASTLLLASCSENKADKATTLPYIGEHDVRARPDGGPADTIYATIPRFTLTNQEGKTVTTNSLAGKVYVTDFFFATCPSICPKMQSEMLRVYEQYKNNPRVAFLSHTIDPAHDSIPVLRDYAERLGVTNASQWQFVTAPHDTIFALARAYMTGAEADKKAAGGFAHNGTFALVDGQRHVRGLYDGMNPKEVDRLLRELPVLLAEEAAKQPKP